A region of Acidisarcina sp. DNA encodes the following proteins:
- a CDS encoding pilus assembly protein TadG-related protein yields MRNQAVGHGEEGQAVILVVLAMSIFLLAAVGLGVDGAHIYAQRQMAQTAADAAAQAGIMSIFDSTNNSGAAAFPTSTFTCGTTDAKTPCAYANLNGFGSSTSDTVTIDFPPDTAAPGVAFSAGYPVNLIRATVQRNVDTTLMRLLGATATTVKATAMAGIVDVYSPVPIIINHPSLPSALSLQGNPTVQICGGPPKSIQVNSCSGGACGGGGAAHFGGSAKVDLSKAGPKDDGKCSSGTGADFGVYGYPAPPAPSAISLGTTGHYVQPSSPMKDPLAKVDAPPIPGVTGTQNQTLNAGQGICPATAGPHGCTVLTPGKFPTGISLKDTTALMKPGIYYIQNGGFTCTANCNLTTVTGFVDGPTGTNTGWDGTALNGGVLIYNTGVGQINIGANGSTYLIGSPDSSIYKGILFFQDHTSGANTGSKAHSLGGGGAMTLIGTLYLTNTRDTMLTAPTHYQEVDVWGNSGSGTLIQGEIIVDVLQLGGGGTIQMNLDPFPSAIVSEVALVN; encoded by the coding sequence ATGCGCAACCAGGCAGTAGGTCATGGAGAAGAAGGTCAGGCCGTCATTCTTGTCGTCCTTGCGATGAGCATCTTTCTGCTTGCCGCCGTAGGACTCGGAGTCGATGGCGCTCACATCTACGCGCAGCGCCAGATGGCGCAGACTGCCGCAGACGCTGCTGCACAAGCCGGGATTATGAGTATCTTCGATTCCACCAACAACAGCGGAGCCGCCGCCTTCCCCACATCGACCTTCACCTGCGGAACGACGGATGCAAAGACTCCGTGCGCCTATGCGAACTTGAACGGATTTGGCAGCTCGACCAGCGACACCGTGACCATCGACTTCCCTCCTGACACCGCCGCGCCGGGCGTGGCATTCTCGGCCGGCTATCCAGTCAACCTTATTCGTGCTACGGTGCAGCGAAATGTGGATACAACACTTATGCGCCTGCTCGGTGCAACCGCAACCACGGTGAAAGCCACAGCCATGGCGGGAATCGTCGATGTCTATTCCCCGGTCCCGATCATCATCAATCACCCCTCGCTGCCAAGCGCTCTTTCGTTGCAGGGCAATCCTACGGTCCAGATTTGCGGTGGTCCGCCCAAGAGCATTCAGGTAAACTCCTGCTCCGGTGGTGCTTGCGGCGGCGGCGGGGCAGCCCACTTCGGGGGCAGCGCGAAGGTAGATCTCTCCAAGGCTGGCCCAAAGGATGATGGGAAATGTAGTTCCGGGACTGGTGCGGATTTCGGAGTTTATGGATACCCTGCTCCACCGGCGCCAAGTGCCATAAGCCTGGGCACGACAGGACATTATGTGCAGCCATCCTCGCCAATGAAGGATCCGCTGGCCAAAGTTGATGCGCCGCCGATCCCCGGCGTAACAGGCACGCAGAACCAGACGCTTAACGCTGGCCAAGGAATTTGCCCGGCAACGGCTGGCCCGCATGGCTGCACGGTTCTAACTCCGGGAAAGTTTCCAACCGGGATCTCACTTAAAGATACGACGGCCCTGATGAAACCGGGAATCTACTACATCCAGAATGGTGGTTTCACCTGCACAGCCAACTGCAACCTGACCACGGTTACGGGATTCGTTGACGGCCCAACCGGCACCAACACTGGATGGGATGGGACGGCCTTGAACGGAGGAGTCTTGATTTACAACACGGGGGTTGGCCAGATCAACATCGGGGCCAATGGCTCAACCTACCTGATAGGTTCGCCAGACTCCTCTATTTATAAGGGCATCTTGTTTTTTCAGGATCATACTTCCGGTGCAAACACCGGTTCGAAAGCGCACTCTCTTGGGGGAGGCGGCGCAATGACTCTGATCGGCACCCTCTACCTGACGAACACAAGAGATACTATGCTCACCGCCCCGACCCACTACCAGGAGGTTGATGTCTGGGGTAACTCGGGAAGCGGAACGCTCATCCAGGGCGAGATCATTGTGGATGTCCTTCAACTAGGTGGCGGTGGCACCATTCAGATGAATCTGGATCCGTTCCCCAGTGCGATCGTCAGCGAGGTCGCGTTGGTCAACTGA